The genomic region TATTAAGATGGAAAACGGAAATATAACATCTTCTCGGTGTTTATTAGAATGGATAAAAGGAAAATGTAACCAACACTATAGTTGTAcaatacataaaaaatccatatGATATAAAAGCAATGCATCCCTTGGGAAGGTCATGGGCAATTAAATATCCCTCATTCTATTAAGGGATTTTAGTGTAAGAACAAAAGCCTACAAAAACATCTAACAAATACAACAATTTACAACACAGGAAGTATATTGACAAATACAGCTGGAACTATGCTCAAGCACACTAGTCTAATGAAAATACTTtaatacatatatttttacCACTGAAATATTTTATCCACATTGTCATACATTGTCAGATTGCTGTCCTACAAAAGGAAGCCTACAGTATCATTCACAGCAAATAGTAAAGTTGTATTGTAATACAATGCAATACAAATTCCTTTTGAATTCTGACTATAttaatatatgtttatatttattattattatagtgtatgtgtgtttgtctctctctctctctgtgtgtgtgtgtgtgtgtgtgtgtgtgtaaaagaaaataaagaaaaagaaagagagacatgtaTTGCAACTGCTTTCACTGTTCTCAATTTTGTCCAGCTGGTTGGTATGCTTTATTGTTTTGCTAGCCCATTATTTGTTATGGCGGTTCATGTGTGCCTTCAGGAAGTCTTCAAACCGTGACATGGCGTACTCTGGCACAGCGGGAGCATTGGCGGGGGCCTCCTCTGGCTGAGCAGGGGCGTCATTGGGCTCCTCGACACGGCGCAGGCGGCAGTTGAAGTCCATCTCGGGGTCACAGTCGGGGTCAGGCTCGATGATGCCGTTCTTGACCTTGCTGCTGGGGGCTTTGCCGGTGGAGGGCAGCCCGGCAAACTTCCCACAACTGGGGTCAAAGGGGTGGCAGTCGTCTTTGGGCTTGGCCGCTTTCTCTTTGGCTTTCTCTTTGTCGGCGGAGGTCAACGGGGTGCAGTCCTTGTCGTAGAACATGAAGCAGTCGTGTCCGTCCTTGGTCTTGCCGCGAACGCCCAGGCGGTGGCGGGTCTGAAACTGTGGgctgggtggtggtggcggcctCTTCAGGGCAGCGGCAGCGGCCAGGATGCAGAAGGGGTCAAGGCGGCGGTTGCACACTATGGGCGGCTCGGGGGCCGGCTCGTCCTGAGGCATATACTCCATGACCGGCTTGGTGAGGCTGGCCAGCTTGGTGGCAGTCAGCGGGTTGCAGCCCTTGTCGAAGAGCGGGTGGCAGGCCTGCTCGCTGGCTGGGTTGTCCCCGTCAGTCAGGGCGGCAGGTGGCGCGGCCGGCATGGCGCAGAAGGGATCGGTCTCAGGGTCGCACGTCGGGTAGAGGTGAAAGAAGCCGGAGGGGGCCTTGTGCACCAGGCGCGGCCTGCAGTAGGGGTTTTTGGCCGGGTCGCAGCCGAGTGCCGAGTAGGACGGCACGGGGTTCATGGGGTTGTAGCCGTAGGCAGCGCGCAGGTGGTATTGCAGGCACTCCGTGTCGTCCGGGTTGCAGATCTTCAGCAGCTCGGCCCTCTGCTCGGCCGTCAGGAAGGGCTCCACGGGAGGGGCGTAGTAGAACATGCCCAGCGGTGTCTTCACGGGCACGGGCGCCACCGGGGCCCTGTAGGGCAGGGGCAGGAATGGTGCCAGCAGTGGGGCAGGAACCTTGGCGGGGGCCTCCTCCGCCACTGCCTCGGCCGCTGGGGCCTTGGGTGCGGCCGGGAAGAGGCAGTAGGGATCAATGTACGGGTTGCACACCAGAACCTTGGCCTCTCTGATGGGCACGGGCATTACGAACTTGGCCTTGGGCTTGCTGGTGGACTCGGAGATGCAGTCTGGGTCGTCAGAGTTGGCACAGGCCTTGTAGATCTCGCTGAGGTGGGTCAGGTAGTGGTTGTAGGCGCCTTCCTCgtttctgtgtttgttctgCAGGAAAGCCAAGTACAGCCGATCTAGGTCCTCAACCTGAAGAAAGCCACAGAGATGCATTGCATGAACAACTGGCAGAGTAGGAAGGCATTAGTGGAGTCATGTAAAGCCTGAGAATGATTACAACAGACTAGAAGCTAGAGCTGAAATGGAAGATCCCCAGGTTATGTTTATGAATGGCATACACCTATAGTCCACTTACTGCCTCCTGGTTGTTTGTCTCTGTATAGTACTTGTACCAGCCCCAGAAGTCTGGCAGGGCTCTGTAGTGGCTCACGCTCCTCCTGAGGCGGGCCTGTGCCTCCTCAGCATCTAGCCCTGCAACACAGAAGCACAGTACAGTCAGGATGGATGCCAGATATACAGTAAGGAATCTGCAAGAAAAACATTGATTAAATAAACGTGAATGTATTAGGAATCGAAATAAGTGTTCTTCACTTATGCAGTGTTGTGCTGATAGCCTTACAGATGCTTTGTTTCTTGATCATTCAAGTCAGTTTTACTGATTTATGTGGCACCACTAACAACAGACATTACTTCTACACACGCTGTTAAACAGAAGTGTCATAGAAGCCTCCCATTAGAGGTGCTGAAAGCATAGCACAAGCTGCAGATCAATAACAAATGAATCAAATTATTCTTaccctcttccttctctttaaTTGCCACTGGTCCTGCCTGCAGATAGTCTGTGCACATATGGggcattaaaaaagaaaagtaagAACGGGCACTGTCAAGGACCAGATGTGACATCACAGAACCGCTGATCCCACTAATAAGCCCCCTAGGAGCTTCAGCAGGCATTTCCTCTGGCCCCCAGCCCCCAAACAGACCTGCTCGCGTTCTGCACTGCACATTAATGTAAAGGCTGCCTCCTTTCAGGCACTTTGAACAGATTGGGGGTATGTACATTTTGGGACCATGTGGAAGTGGCACCCATTAAACTACAAAGGGCACTGGGCGACGTGCCCGAAGGCAGTGCTCATTACAGCTTGgttgtaaaataaaatagaggGGAAAAATGCCCTGTACATATAACATGTGTGGCGCGCGTCTGTGCCACCAGTTGGTTGCTTTAGAAGTTAATGGCTTGGGGAGTGCAGTTAGCTGATTCTGAGAGGCCCAAGAGTGGAGGACTCAGGAGAGGCCAAGTGCACCTTCTCAGGATTTAATATATTATGGACTTGGCACTGTTGGATTGATATGTATTGAGATGCCTCACTTGATTGAGGGTTGGAGTGCATACATGTCCTTTCATTTAATAATATCACATTTCTTATGTATATCAAATGACTAACATGTCCTTCCATTtaataatattgcatttcttATGTATATCAAATGACTAACTGAAGAAAACATGGATTCTAAGGACAACACTCAAACTGTTCACTATATCTGCTTTGCCTCCATGTGTTTTTGAGTCGGTTGAAGTCTCACCTGGCAGTAAAATGATTGCAAGGAGCACTCCAGCAAACATGGCAGAAAACCTCCCGGCTGCTGCCATTTCCCTAGCATCCACTCAGCCCCTGAGGAGACAAGCGTCCGTTCCTGTGGTGAGACGTGTGTGGACaatgatactgtgtgtttgttgatgatCACTTTAGGATGCTGCTGCTAGGCTACCACAAGGACATGTTTGCAGTGTTTGAACAGTTTTCCTTTCTGCATCAACTAAAGCCTGGCTGTTTACTCAAACAAATACCCCCAACATTCTGAGGATATCCATCAAccatcaatatgaaattactgaAAAGTGTGTGAAGGTTTGAAATGTTCTCAGTTCATACAGATTTACTAGAGCAAATTGCAAGAGAGTGTTTAACACACTCATGATTATCTCTTATCTCATGTCTTGTAGCCTACTGACAGTTACATATCACGCACTCTCTTAAATCAGTCTTGTCTCATGTCAGTTTAGACTCTTGTCACATATGTTGTAATTAGTATTACTGCATGTGGTAAGGAAGTAGAAATGAAATCtgacaaataggcctacctactGAGTGCAAAGTGCAATCTCCATGTGGAAAAGATGTATTGTTGTGACTTACGATATATATCAGAAGATATATTTAGATGTTCAGTGAAGTTTATCAAAGCATTGTTTACGCTGAAATTGATAATCAAAATTCCTAGTTTCTGTTTCCCTTGCTCATTGCAAACAAATTGGAAATGATTCATCATTAATTGTATTGTGTATTGTAAATTGACAGAATCCATACATAATTTAGGCAACAATCTACCATATAGTATTCTGGGTTACATTATTAACATATACAATATGAATTTCTGCATCTCAGAAATATACAGGTATGACTTGAAAGACTCACCTTTCCCAGCAGTGATCGTCCGACCTTGAACAGTTGACAGTTGTTGGTTCCCCTGTGGATGGATGTCTTGATGGGTAAAGTCACATGTGCTCTGTGCACCCAACCACTGCTCCCCTGTGCAGACCAGCTCTGCGTGCCAACATTTTTAAGTCAGGCCTTgataattaaaaaacaaaaatgagtgTCGTATGTCCAGGGCTCCCTGCTTGCAGTGCAGGGATTGGCTCCTGTCTCACGGCAGACTGACCAATGGGGGTCCTTTAATTAGGCAACTGTTAGAAGCAAGGCTGAACTTGGTGGTACATGGCCGCGGGGGTTGGGGAGTGTTAAAATCATAGTGGAGGCAGCACTTGAAGGATTGATTAGTGGGCTGTTACTTGTGCATGTTGAAGTTTTACTCGACCTAGAATTTTGTGGTAGGAGAAATTTGGCATCTTTTAAATTGGAAAGAAGGGACCATGTTGAACTGAGTGATGGAATGGCTTCCTGGACAGTAGTTATGGTATTATCTGTTGACCCTGTGATCATTTTCAGTGTGGGGCATTTCAGTTCATATAATCTGAGGCCTACAGGAAAGTGATATTTCTGCATTCTTTGAAAAAGtgtttatatttaatttcctttcaaacattaaagaaaacattgttcCATTTTCCAATGAGCAAAAGGTTTTTACTACCCTAGACGGTAGCACAGGCTTTCACAGGGACTATGCACCTTTATGGAAAACATACTTAGATTCATAATTAATCCTTTTGACTGGGAGATTATTAGGGTTCTAaagtagggatcgaccgatatgttttttttcaaggccgataccgatatcaattattaccaaaacaggaggccgataaccgatatgtaaaacagatatgtcagttgtcaatgTTTAATTGCCACTGGTCCTGCCTGCAGATAGTCTGTGCACATATGGggcattaaaaaagaaaagtaagAACGGGCACTGTCAAGGACCAGATGTGACATCACAGAACCGCTGATCCCACTAATAAGCCCCCTAGGAGCTTCAGCAGGCAtttcctctgttttttttcaaggccgataccgatatcaattattaccaaaacaggaggccgataaccgatatgtaaaacaggttgtcaaaaagggggtagatagtaaaggctatatgctgcaaaaatgtaattaaaaatcatttaattatgcaaacttttctttcttcttttgatacacaattgtctatcaacttgcatcactttgcaagtgtaaatcctgtgtatcatgttaatccaagagctgagtgatggcaattattttcatagagtaggcctgcacaatgggctatgtgtttaagggacctgtcacaaagaggatgctttgccatcgtgtgtgagtgcacgagagagggagaggaagaggtgcatgcgtgatggcaagtgttacggttaaatagtttaacaaaacagttttaaaatagttcttaggctatttaagcatgcaatttgtgtccatgtgtaggctataagctacacttttgagagcctaaaaggcacgttaatagccagctcatGACGCGGTTTTGTTCAGCTCGGATTAAATTACAGTtggccctgggtgcatgtagtcttttctgacagtccgtttcaaaaaggagcaattagactttttgacgttcgctatcgcataatttaggacttgtctgtatgtccgccgaggtgtcccgttattcacaattaaagaacgaggcggaggcagagaactcccaacgcgcagcacccgagtttgtgggctaactagtaaacagcaccagtaacgtgcatcaatcgggaattcgctaaatgaaggaagtgggtgctttacttattgatccggatcaaagagacaatagcttacaaagtggtgtttttgtaacttcagtgtagatgattgtgatcactgcaacttcagcaatgtaggctaccttccttaccttcgaaaaatagctccgtaggctatagctgaagcccagtctgccTCAGAAAGAATCCTGAACTTTGTCCGTGTTCAGtgttcgatcctgattggctgcaagACATGGTAACCCACATGGCATGTTCCAATCGGGCGTGCTCACATTGTACATTTGAGTGCTCACACTGCAAGACAGCCAACAACATTTTCTGATATGCCAGAATTCCAATTGGTTCAGAGCGCTCGATGGTCTTTTATGCCCCCAAtattgtcttccaggcagcgatgccaccgctgacttaaaggcacctaatcccaaagctaaccccaaccctataaccctaaccttaactcatgcctaaccctagtgccttccaggcagcgctgccttgaagacaacattgggggcataaaacaccaagagcAGAGCTGGAACAGGACGTTAATTGTTACGTCTTCCAATTGGGCATTGTGGGCCTGCCCAATTAATCTACACAACAAATGAGACAGGAATTCAGCCCAAGTCAAAAATGTGTTGGATCCAACTGAGTCAGGTGAATATGGCAGTGTTTGCTTGGTATAAGGTATACTGTGCTACTGTGTTTTTCACAGCAAGCACGAGACTCTTTGCAATCCTCAGAAATACTGAAATTTCTGTTCTTTAAATATAAGCCAGTGGTTTGCCTGAGTCTCACACGTGAAAAATAAGGCCCATTAAAAAACAGACCTGAGTCATAAATGTGTCTCCCAGATGCAAGCCCATCAGCACCTTTTGAAAATGCTTTTAAAGGcattaactctctctcttctctctctctatctctcaaaaTCAGAGCtgaaaaataaatgttgaaagtGATCTATAACCAAAGCCAAAAGACAGAGGGCCAAAGGTGTAGTCTGAAAGGCGAGGGAAAGGTTAACGATTTTAACATGACCTCACTATGTTTTACATCTTATCTGTCACAGGCGTGAATTATCATTTGTTATTTGCTCTCTGATCAATGGAGACACTCCATCAGACTGTGCGAGTTTGTTCAGAAGTTTGCTTTTTAGGAGTAGGTGAAGAGGTGAAGTAAGAAAGAAATCAAAGTGAAACCATTGCACAATCAAaggaatattttttatttacagtagACCTTTATTGATGTGGTTATAAATCTTTTAAGACAGTCTCCATTTTGAGACCATTCATCACTTGTCACCTGATATACATTCAGGTACAACTGGATCAGACATGTTGGGGTGCCGTATATAATTAAGGTCAGAAATGTTCTTCAAACAGGTGTTCAGGTGTGGACAAAAACCTACAATCCATGTTAGAAGCCAAACATGATACAAGCTCATAATTTTAACCAACCACATATTGTGAAATTCTTCGGATTCTCAGAATGTCACACCATCTGGAAACCAGGAAGATTTTGTGAAAGAATTCTGACCATGCAAAACAAGGGAACAATACAAATGCTGGGTTCGTACTTGCAGAAATGAAATGAACAGTACAAGTTCACATGGAAGTTTCTTTCATGTCTTTGATTCAATGAAAGTGAAGCTTGCAATAATTTGTATTATTTTCAACTGGTATTATAAGCAGGGTTATTTTTGGACATCAGCTCCCTTCAGCGTACCCTAGCCTGGTGAAACTTCTCGATGGCTTCATAAATCAGAATTTAAATGTCAGAGCCAGATCCCGTATACCTTGCAGAGTAAAGGTTGTCTCGTAAAGTAGAGGCTTGTGAACTCAGGTCAAGACCCTGGTGATAAAGGTGGTTATAGTCCCAGTGTGTGCCCTGCTCCCTCTCCTGCAGACAGAACATGTGTGGGTCTGCTGTTGGACTAGGTGCTTCTGTGGAGACATGCCCCTGCTGTGCACCTAACATCTTCCGGCACCATACCTGCTTGTTTGACATAAGCACACAtcattccccctctcccccctaaCATCAGATGTACTGAACACGTAGTGAACAACATTCTGTCAGCAGGACCTAGTGTTTTAAAAGTGTACCTTCCATCAACATTCCTGTCTGAATGTCTAATAATGAAACACCACAAATGCATGTTTGATCAGAGCAGAACTTAAATGTTAAACTGTAAAAGTGTAAATTTAGTATATGCTGAAATATATGGTCTATGATATGAAATGACCTAAAATGCAACCAGCCCATGAGAAAGATTAGTTGTCCACATGTCAAGTGtcaagcattttctttcagGATTTATGTTTTACTAacatttttattgtattttacatgaaaattgcttgaggaaaaaaaaaatgaaattaataaaGTAATCCAAAGCAGACTCCAGAAACAACTAAATGGGAGCTCACCAGTTCAGTGGTTTCCGTGCGTCTGTGTGGCACATGGTGATGTTTTTCTGGCCTCAGGTAAGTTATCACACTAGATTATTAAACCCACTTTATAAAATGGGAATGGTTTGAGGCTAGCAAAggcacttcctgcaactgcaggGGCC from Alosa alosa isolate M-15738 ecotype Scorff River chromosome 1, AALO_Geno_1.1, whole genome shotgun sequence harbors:
- the and2 gene encoding actinodin2 is translated as MAAAGRFSAMFAGVLLAIILLPDYLQAGPVAIKEKEEGLDAEEAQARLRRSVSHYRALPDFWGWYKYYTETNNQEAVEDLDRLYLAFLQNKHRNEEGAYNHYLTHLSEIYKACANSDDPDCISESTSKPKAKFVMPVPIREAKVLVCNPYIDPYCLFPAAPKAPAAEAVAEEAPAKVPAPLLAPFLPLPYRAPVAPVPVKTPLGMFYYAPPVEPFLTAEQRAELLKICNPDDTECLQYHLRAAYGYNPMNPVPSYSALGCDPAKNPYCRPRLVHKAPSGFFHLYPTCDPETDPFCAMPAAPPAALTDGDNPASEQACHPLFDKGCNPLTATKLASLTKPVMEYMPQDEPAPEPPIVCNRRLDPFCILAAAAALKRPPPPPSPQFQTRHRLGVRGKTKDGHDCFMFYDKDCTPLTSADKEKAKEKAAKPKDDCHPFDPSCGKFAGLPSTGKAPSSKVKNGIIEPDPDCDPEMDFNCRLRRVEEPNDAPAQPEEAPANAPAVPEYAMSRFEDFLKAHMNRHNK